One Poecilia reticulata strain Guanapo linkage group LG19, Guppy_female_1.0+MT, whole genome shotgun sequence genomic window carries:
- the six3b gene encoding homeobox protein SIX3b — translation MVFRSPLDFLSASRLLLPHFSDGSPHLPRSRSPEDPPAAAPPLSLPGLCFSATQIASVCETLEETGDIERLARFLWSLPVTADGRDSISEHESVRRARAVVAFHTGSFRELYRILETHRFTRTSHGKLQAMWLEAHYREAEKLRGRPLGPVDKYRVRKKFPLPRTIWDGEQKTHCFKERTRGLLREWYLQDPYPNPGKKRELAHATGLTPTQVGNWFKNRRQRDRAAAAKNRLQHHRVCTDGSRPPSGGDCSPDGSAERADGETFLSVTDSDSDLDV, via the exons ATGGTTTTCAGGTCTCCGCTTGATTTTCTATCAGCCTCCCGGCTCCTCCTGCCCCACTTTTCCGACGGGTCGCCTCACCTGCCCCGCTCCCGGTCCCCAGAGGACCCCCCGGCGGCCgcccctcctctctccctcccgGGACTCTGCTTCTCCGCCACGCAGATCGCCAGCGTGTGCGAGACCCTGGAGGAGACCGGGGACATCGAGCGGCTGGCCCGCTTCCTCTGGTCGCTGCCGGTCACCGCCGACGGCCGTGACTCCATCTCCGAGCACGAGTCGGTGCGGCGCGCGCGCGCCGTGGTGGCCTTCCACACGGGGAGCTTCCGCGAGCTGTACCGCATCCTGGAGACGCACCGCTTTACGCGCACCTCGCACGGGAAGCTGCAGGCCATGTGGCTGGAAGCTCACTACCGCGAGGCGGAGAAGCTGCGGGGCCGACCGCTGGGGCCCGTCGACAAGTACCGAGTCAGGAAGAAGTTCCCGTTACCGAGGACCATCTGGGACGGAGAGCAGAAGACGCACTGCTTCAAGGAGCGCACCCGCGGGCTGCTGAGAGAGTGGTACCTGCAGGATCCGTACCCGAACCCGGGGAAGAAACGGGAGCTGGCTCACGCCACCGGACTGACACCGACCCAGGTTGGAAACTGGTTTAAGAACAGGAGGCAGAGGGATCGCGCGGCGGCGGCTAAAAACAG GTTGCAGCATCACCGCGTCTGCACAGATGGTTCCCGTCCACCGAGCGGAGGAGACTGCAGTCCAGACGGCAGCGCGGAGCGGGCAGACGGGGAAACTTTCCTCTCAGTGACGGACAGTGACTCAGACTTGGATgtctga